In Campylobacter mucosalis, a single window of DNA contains:
- a CDS encoding cytidylyltransferase domain-containing protein yields the protein MSNVAVILARANSKGLINKNLRKVGGISLVARAITQAINSGVFDKIVLSTDGDEIAKEGFKYDIKVIKRPEYLASDTASSISAILHALSELKITKGTSVLLQPTSPLRTAKHIKEAFEIFTKTNTGSLVSVTECKSHPFKMIIENDSIFYPVNDLKSLELPRQILPKAYLPNGAIYINSIADLFEFKRFFIEPLNLYKMDEISSIDIDSLQDLKRANLLCKRAENE from the coding sequence ATGAGTAATGTCGCAGTGATACTTGCTAGAGCTAATTCAAAGGGCTTGATAAATAAAAATTTAAGAAAAGTTGGTGGAATTTCTTTAGTTGCTAGAGCAATAACTCAAGCAATAAATAGTGGTGTTTTTGATAAAATTGTTTTATCTACTGATGGCGATGAGATAGCAAAAGAAGGGTTTAAGTATGATATAAAAGTTATCAAAAGACCAGAGTATTTAGCAAGCGATACTGCAAGTTCAATATCTGCGATATTGCATGCTTTAAGTGAGTTGAAAATTACAAAAGGCACTTCGGTTTTATTACAGCCTACAAGCCCTTTAAGGACAGCAAAACATATAAAAGAAGCATTTGAAATTTTTACCAAAACAAACACTGGCAGTTTAGTTTCTGTTACGGAGTGCAAGTCCCATCCATTTAAAATGATTATAGAAAATGATAGTATTTTTTACCCTGTAAATGATTTAAAAAGCCTTGAGTTGCCTAGACAAATATTGCCAAAGGCATATTTGCCAAACGGTGCAATATATATAAATAGTATAGCTGATTTGTTTGAGTTTAAGAGATTTTTTATAGAGCCATTAAATTTATATAAAATGGATGAGATAAGCTCTATAGATATTGATAGTTTGCAGGATTTAAAAAGAGCAAATTTGCTTTGCAAAAGAGCAGAAAATGAATGA
- a CDS encoding N-acetylneuraminate synthase family protein: MGGGASDMQNPKEFKIQNRLVGINHEPLIICEIGINHEGSIKTAFEMVDAAHRAGAEVIKHQTHIVEDEMSNEAKGVIPGNADVSIYEIMKRCALNEEDEIKLQKYVESKGMIFISTPFSRAAAHRLQKMNIPAYKIGSGECNNYPLVKLIASFGKPIILSTGMNDIQSIKKTVSIIESAGVPYALLHCTNVYPTKYSDVRLGAMSELMREFPNAVVGLSDHTTDNYACMGAVALGASILERHFTDSMHRVGPDIVCSMDPIAFKELKTASSALAKMRFGQKNTLIDDEKPTKAFAFASVVADADIKKGDVLSGENLWVKRPSGGDFGADEYESLFGKIAKNDIAKNSQIKKQDIY, encoded by the coding sequence ATGGGGGGGGGTGCAAGCGATATGCAAAATCCTAAAGAATTTAAAATCCAAAATAGATTAGTCGGTATAAACCATGAGCCTTTGATTATATGTGAGATAGGCATAAATCATGAAGGAAGTATTAAGACCGCATTTGAGATGGTTGATGCTGCACACAGGGCTGGAGCTGAGGTAATAAAACATCAAACGCATATTGTTGAAGATGAGATGAGTAATGAGGCAAAGGGTGTTATACCTGGTAATGCTGATGTTAGTATATATGAGATTATGAAAAGATGTGCGTTAAACGAAGAAGATGAGATAAAACTTCAAAAATATGTCGAAAGCAAGGGCATGATATTTATCTCTACACCATTTTCTAGGGCGGCAGCGCATAGACTTCAAAAAATGAATATACCAGCCTATAAAATAGGCTCAGGTGAATGTAACAACTACCCACTTGTAAAATTAATAGCATCTTTTGGTAAACCAATTATTTTATCTACTGGAATGAATGATATTCAAAGCATTAAAAAAACGGTTTCCATAATCGAAAGTGCCGGTGTGCCTTATGCATTGCTTCATTGCACAAATGTATACCCTACAAAGTATAGCGATGTTAGACTTGGTGCAATGAGTGAACTAATGAGAGAATTTCCAAATGCTGTTGTTGGATTATCCGATCATACAACTGATAATTATGCATGCATGGGTGCTGTTGCATTGGGGGCAAGTATATTAGAAAGGCATTTTACCGATAGTATGCATAGAGTCGGACCTGATATAGTTTGTTCTATGGATCCTATTGCGTTTAAGGAGCTGAAAACAGCTTCATCTGCATTGGCCAAAATGAGATTTGGGCAAAAAAACACTTTAATAGATGATGAAAAGCCAACTAAGGCGTTTGCGTTTGCCTCTGTTGTGGCTGATGCTGACATAAAAAAGGGTGATGTTTTAAGTGGTGAAAATTTGTGGGTTAAAAGACCAAGCGGTGGTGATTTTGGTGCTGATGAGTATGAGAGTTTATTTGGTAAAATCGCTAAAAATGATATTGCTAAAAATTCACAAATTAAAAAACAAGATATTTATTAG
- a CDS encoding ATP-binding cassette domain-containing protein: MLFNFIKKVNFIFSKKDRQRLFFIFLFSLFVSFVELFAISLIMPFVAIINDSNYIFNNKILLFIYNLFNFKVPTHFTVFVGICLILFYCFRAIILMLYTYVTSRFTEGRYSEISQNIFKKLLHLSYVDFTNIKESDISKSIINEAYNICISINNFLTIVVELMITVCIYVFMLYVDFKLTIFITLMLFVAVFVLLKIVSPRLKKYGKHREENQKQFFDTIYHVFNNYKMFKISTIKQHVIKENFKNASNIFRKSTTRMQFLNNMPRIFLETIMFLVLISIALFIVLDDSANLSERLHILSFMLLGMYRMVPSTNRILNSYGYIAYHHRAVDVIYEIYNMKQENFKNNSIDFKNEIRLNNLSFSYDNHHAALKNINLSIKKGSKIAIIGPSGSGKSTMIDIIMGLIVPSKNTLFVDGVGVDESNLISWRNKIAYVPQGIYLFDASIAENIYFGNNRDDDKIVDVLKKVCLYDFVMGLKDGVETNVGSNGVKLSGGQRQRIAIARTLYNDYDILILDEATSALDEKTEKAIMHEILSHNKNQTIIIVTHRLSSIKDCDYIYEVKNGLLSQI, translated from the coding sequence TTGTTGTTTAACTTTATAAAAAAAGTCAATTTTATTTTTAGTAAAAAGGATAGGCAAAGGCTCTTTTTTATCTTTTTATTTTCGCTTTTTGTCTCTTTTGTTGAGCTTTTTGCTATATCTTTAATAATGCCGTTTGTCGCGATTATAAATGACAGCAATTATATTTTTAATAACAAAATTTTGTTATTTATTTATAATCTATTTAATTTTAAAGTCCCTACGCATTTTACAGTATTTGTTGGTATTTGTCTTATTTTGTTTTATTGTTTTAGGGCTATTATTTTAATGCTTTATACCTATGTTACATCTCGTTTTACAGAGGGTAGGTATTCAGAAATTTCACAAAATATATTTAAAAAACTACTCCATTTAAGCTATGTTGATTTTACAAATATAAAAGAGTCAGACATTAGTAAAAGCATAATAAATGAGGCTTACAATATATGTATATCAATTAATAATTTTTTAACCATAGTAGTCGAGCTTATGATTACTGTTTGTATCTATGTTTTTATGTTGTATGTTGATTTTAAGCTCACCATATTTATTACTCTTATGCTATTTGTGGCAGTTTTTGTGCTTTTAAAGATTGTCTCACCTAGGCTAAAAAAATATGGAAAACATAGGGAGGAAAATCAAAAACAATTTTTTGATACTATTTATCATGTATTTAATAACTATAAAATGTTTAAAATTTCAACTATAAAACAGCATGTAATTAAAGAAAATTTTAAAAATGCAAGTAATATTTTTAGAAAATCAACGACTAGAATGCAATTTTTAAACAACATGCCTAGAATTTTTTTAGAGACTATAATGTTTTTGGTTTTGATAAGTATAGCTTTGTTTATAGTTTTAGATGATAGTGCAAATTTAAGCGAGAGACTTCATATTTTAAGCTTTATGCTACTTGGTATGTATAGGATGGTGCCATCAACAAATAGAATTTTAAACTCATACGGTTATATTGCTTATCATCATAGGGCTGTTGATGTTATTTATGAAATTTACAATATGAAACAAGAAAATTTCAAAAATAATAGTATTGATTTTAAAAATGAAATAAGGCTAAATAATCTTAGCTTTTCTTACGATAATCATCACGCTGCGCTAAAAAATATTAACTTAAGTATAAAAAAGGGGAGCAAAATAGCTATTATTGGACCTAGTGGTAGCGGTAAATCAACGATGATTGATATTATTATGGGGCTTATTGTACCTAGCAAAAATACATTGTTTGTTGATGGTGTAGGTGTGGATGAGAGTAATTTAATATCATGGAGAAATAAAATAGCTTATGTCCCGCAAGGAATTTATCTGTTTGACGCGAGTATAGCTGAAAACATATATTTTGGAAATAATCGCGATGACGATAAGATAGTAGATGTTCTTAAAAAAGTATGTTTATATGATTTTGTTATGGGCTTAAAAGATGGTGTGGAGACGAATGTAGGCAGCAATGGTGTAAAGCTGAGTGGAGGGCAAAGACAACGCATTGCCATAGCTAGAACCTTGTATAATGATTATGATATATTGATACTAGATGAGGCCACATCTGCACTTGATGAAAAAACAGAAAAGGCTATCATGCATGAAATTTTATCACATAATAAAAACCAAACTATTATCATAGTCACCCACCGATTAAGCAGCATAAAAGATTGTGACTATATTTATGAAGTTAAAAACGGCCTATTAAGTCAAATTTAG
- a CDS encoding glycosyltransferase family 2 protein yields the protein MKKISIIIPIYNSSSFLQRCVTSLLEQDFKDIEYIFINDACTDDSMSILEKTIKTGGVGYDFKIINHLQNKGSQQTRKTGLDNASGEYVLFADSDDFYEQGMISEMINLAITQNADMVVCDMIFEYKNRQIYVREKYNKLRENEHLKALIGGFILPSLPNKLIKRDLLKDIKFANFSYGEDQYLMAQIFNIVKKVAYIPKPFFHYNKLNKNSLSTKINQRTIDDLKLMHLNLLDFLESIGANSEIIKLHRARLIKIVFYNVETNLINALKRIDKKAVNIFLILSSKNYTFVQKIVSSLPFFGLEFLFRIVRQIFRNTRKN from the coding sequence ATGAAAAAAATCTCAATAATAATCCCTATCTATAACTCATCATCTTTTTTACAAAGATGCGTAACTTCGCTTTTAGAGCAAGATTTTAAAGATATTGAGTATATTTTTATAAATGATGCTTGTACTGATGATAGCATGAGTATTTTAGAAAAAACCATAAAAACGGGGGGGGTAGGATATGATTTTAAAATCATTAACCACCTACAAAACAAAGGCTCGCAGCAAACTAGAAAAACTGGTCTTGATAATGCTAGTGGCGAGTATGTTTTATTTGCCGATAGTGATGATTTTTATGAGCAAGGCATGATAAGTGAAATGATAAATCTAGCTATCACACAAAATGCTGATATGGTTGTGTGTGATATGATTTTTGAATATAAAAATAGACAAATATACGTCAGAGAAAAATATAACAAACTAAGAGAAAACGAGCATTTAAAAGCATTAATTGGTGGTTTTATACTCCCATCACTTCCAAATAAACTAATAAAACGTGATCTTTTAAAAGATATTAAATTTGCTAATTTTAGCTACGGAGAAGACCAATACCTGATGGCTCAAATTTTTAACATAGTTAAAAAAGTAGCTTATATACCAAAGCCATTTTTTCACTACAATAAGCTAAATAAAAATAGCCTGAGTACAAAAATTAATCAAAGGACAATTGATGATTTAAAACTCATGCACTTAAATTTGCTTGATTTTTTAGAAAGCATCGGTGCTAATAGTGAGATTATTAAACTCCATAGGGCTAGACTTATTAAGATAGTATTTTATAATGTAGAGACAAATTTGATAAACGCATTAAAAAGAATAGATAAAAAAGCAGTAAATATATTTTTAATACTTAGCTCTAAAAACTACACTTTTGTGCAAAAAATAGTTTCTTCATTGCCATTTTTTGGTTTGGAGTTTTTGTTTAGGATAGTTAGACAAATTTTTAGAAATACAAGAAAAAATTAG
- a CDS encoding glycosyltransferase family 2 protein: protein MSNYKVSIITPIYGVEKYIKKCAISLFEQDFKDIEYIFVNDCTKDKSIEILKDVIQNYPNKNIKIINHDKNKGLGQARKTGTQLANGEYIMHIDSDDWCEHDMISALYQAAKEKNADIVSCNWIEEYGNNSSSKLIQHNYNKLNGSDCYFDFLGGYILAPNVWSKFYKKELFNDVKFADFSYGEDLFLNTQIFKKAKKVIFLNKAFVHYNKENTNSITHHQKDIKEEFIHLHKSIYGLLKTKIEKNIKDRYILITCIKLFYPHHKEVIDKIDPKIYSLKTIWGGVGAKINSLNFIKKIVYSLVLIKCGFIFRLALNFKKRLKL, encoded by the coding sequence ATGAGTAACTATAAAGTCTCCATTATTACACCGATTTACGGAGTTGAAAAATATATAAAAAAATGTGCAATTTCACTTTTTGAGCAAGATTTTAAAGATATTGAGTATATTTTTGTAAACGACTGCACAAAGGATAAAAGTATTGAAATTTTAAAAGATGTGATACAAAACTATCCAAATAAAAATATAAAAATCATAAACCACGATAAAAATAAAGGTTTAGGTCAAGCTAGAAAAACCGGCACACAACTAGCAAATGGTGAATATATTATGCATATTGATTCAGATGACTGGTGTGAGCACGACATGATAAGTGCGCTTTATCAAGCAGCAAAAGAGAAAAATGCAGATATCGTAAGCTGCAATTGGATAGAAGAGTATGGCAATAACAGTAGTTCAAAGCTCATACAGCACAATTACAATAAACTAAATGGTAGTGACTGTTATTTTGATTTTTTAGGTGGGTATATTCTTGCTCCAAATGTTTGGAGTAAATTTTATAAAAAAGAGCTTTTTAATGATGTAAAATTTGCGGATTTTTCATACGGAGAAGATCTATTTTTAAATACACAAATTTTTAAAAAAGCCAAAAAAGTCATATTTTTAAATAAAGCATTTGTGCATTATAATAAAGAAAATACAAACTCAATAACCCATCATCAAAAAGACATAAAAGAAGAGTTTATACACCTTCATAAGAGTATTTATGGTCTACTTAAAACAAAGATTGAAAAAAATATCAAAGATAGGTATATTTTAATAACTTGCATAAAACTATTTTACCCACACCATAAAGAAGTTATAGATAAAATAGATCCAAAAATTTATAGTCTCAAAACGATATGGGGAGGGGTAGGAGCTAAAATTAATAGCTTAAATTTTATAAAAAAGATAGTTTATAGCTTGGTTTTAATAAAATGTGGTTTTATTTTTAGGCTAGCATTAAATTTCAAAAAACGCCTAAAACTTTAA
- a CDS encoding glycosyltransferase family 4 protein, with the protein MKIFIIGSIASMMINFRRELILELVSQNHEVYCLTSDYDEKSKEIVRSFGAIPIDYDLNAKGLNPLKDIKATINLIKLLKHHKPDIVFSFFVKPVIFGTIAAKIAGVKRKVGMIEGLGNAFTPLLNERQKIKTNLIKSVQILLYKFSLPLLDRLILLNNDDKVDLIDRYKISLKSLEILGPIGVDLTKFSHQRPLLEPVSFIFIARLLAQKGIFEYINAAKIIKERYPNIKFYVYGDADENNPFSIKKDELEEYIKNDIIIYRGGVNDIEEKIKNTSVFVLPSYYREGFPRSTQEAMAIGRAVITTNVPGCKDSIKDGVNGFLIPPFDVKILADKMEIFIKNPDLIEKMGKESRAIAENNFDVFKINKRLITLILENSYTPF; encoded by the coding sequence TTGAAAATTTTTATAATTGGTAGCATTGCTTCTATGATGATAAATTTTAGACGCGAGTTGATTTTAGAGCTTGTTAGCCAAAACCACGAAGTTTATTGTTTAACAAGCGACTATGATGAAAAAAGCAAAGAGATTGTCAGGTCTTTTGGGGCTATTCCGATTGATTATGATTTGAACGCAAAGGGGTTAAATCCGCTTAAAGATATAAAAGCCACAATAAATTTAATAAAACTACTAAAACATCATAAACCAGATATTGTGTTTAGCTTTTTTGTAAAGCCTGTTATATTTGGCACTATTGCTGCTAAGATTGCTGGTGTGAAACGAAAAGTTGGTATGATAGAGGGGTTAGGAAATGCATTTACTCCACTTTTAAACGAAAGGCAAAAAATAAAGACAAATTTAATAAAGTCGGTTCAGATTTTACTCTATAAATTTTCACTCCCACTGCTTGATAGACTTATATTGTTAAATAATGATGATAAGGTAGATTTGATCGATAGATATAAAATAAGTCTAAAATCTCTTGAAATTTTAGGTCCAATTGGCGTGGATTTAACTAAATTTAGCCACCAAAGACCACTATTAGAGCCTGTTAGTTTTATATTTATAGCAAGACTTTTGGCACAAAAAGGTATATTTGAGTATATAAATGCCGCAAAGATTATAAAAGAGAGATATCCAAATATTAAATTTTATGTTTATGGGGATGCTGATGAAAATAATCCATTTTCTATAAAAAAGGATGAGCTAGAAGAGTATATAAAAAATGATATCATTATCTATAGGGGGGGGGTTAATGATATTGAGGAAAAAATCAAAAATACATCCGTGTTTGTCTTGCCAAGCTACTATCGTGAAGGTTTTCCAAGAAGCACGCAAGAGGCTATGGCAATCGGCAGGGCTGTTATCACAACCAATGTGCCAGGTTGCAAAGATAGCATAAAAGATGGCGTGAATGGCTTTTTGATACCACCATTTGACGTTAAAATTTTAGCTGATAAAATGGAAATTTTTATAAAAAATCCTGATTTAATAGAGAAAATGGGTAAAGAGAGCAGGGCAATAGCGGAAAATAATTTTGACGTGTTTAAAATAAACAAAAGATTAATAACACTTATTTTAGAAAATAGTTATACGCCTTTTTGA
- a CDS encoding alpha-2,3-sialyltransferase has product MNSTNALISGNGPSLKNIDYSLLPDSYDIFRCNQFYFEDRYFLGKRCDFAFLNSGVALEQYLTFKTLEEKDEYIIKNIVLSNLCLSKFEVEELKNIQKIFFPDVEDGYETYSKLKDFDTFVKFNEIYKNNRITSGIYMCAYAIAKGYKNIYLTGIDFYSKEVDYYAFDTKKKNLTTIINNFKTDHYKFSYHKEYFDVEALIFLKNNYDVNFICISPNSLLDKHLRDKNIHTEPKKNEECKFTPSNKPKNYTNDIIMPSQEARKRYLIATNHFIAIGSDFKKFTKQQIRKLLVKLGLNLT; this is encoded by the coding sequence TTGAACTCAACAAATGCACTAATATCTGGCAATGGTCCAAGCCTAAAAAATATAGATTACTCTTTATTACCGGACTCTTATGATATTTTTAGGTGTAATCAATTTTATTTTGAAGACAGGTATTTTTTAGGTAAAAGATGTGATTTTGCTTTTTTAAATTCAGGGGTAGCACTTGAGCAGTACCTCACGTTTAAAACATTAGAAGAAAAAGACGAGTATATAATAAAAAACATTGTGTTATCTAATTTATGCTTAAGCAAATTTGAAGTAGAGGAATTAAAAAATATACAAAAGATATTTTTTCCTGATGTAGAAGATGGGTATGAAACGTATAGCAAGCTAAAAGATTTTGATACATTTGTAAAATTTAACGAGATCTACAAAAACAACCGCATAACGTCAGGCATATATATGTGTGCATACGCTATCGCAAAAGGATATAAAAATATATATCTAACAGGAATCGACTTTTATTCAAAGGAGGTAGATTACTATGCGTTTGATACCAAAAAGAAAAACTTAACTACTATAATTAATAATTTCAAAACAGATCATTATAAGTTCTCATACCACAAAGAATACTTTGACGTAGAAGCTTTAATCTTTTTAAAAAACAATTACGATGTAAATTTTATATGTATAAGTCCAAACAGTCTATTAGATAAACATTTAAGAGATAAAAATATACACACCGAACCTAAAAAAAATGAAGAGTGCAAATTTACACCAAGCAATAAACCCAAAAACTACACTAATGATATAATAATGCCAAGCCAAGAGGCGCGTAAAAGATATTTAATAGCCACTAATCACTTCATAGCAATTGGTTCTGATTTTAAAAAATTTACAAAACAGCAAATTAGGAAACTGTTAGTAAAACTCGGCCTAAATTTGACTTAA
- the neuC gene encoding UDP-N-acetylglucosamine 2-epimerase, which yields MLAKKKLLFITGTRADFGKLKPLLSYIEKSDEFELFVIVTGMHMLSLYGSTYREVIKQNYKNIYLINNQFIDEPMGSILGNSINILSRFFTEINPDMVFVHGDRIEALAGALAACFERKLVCHIEGGELSGTIDDSIRHAISKFAHIHLVANNEAKNRLIKMGENKGNIFIIGSPDIDVMSSNTLPNLKDAKEYYDIDFNSYAISMFHPVTTEFDYMQEYTKQYFKAIDDSNKNFIVIYPNNDLGSKFILSQIDKMRDCKKFKIFPSIRFEYFLVLLKNAEFIIGNSSAGVREAPFYGVNTINVGTRQNNRSTSKFVYNCWYDSNEILKAISNLKPNSPLNKDTSFGSGDSLSKFIEFIHNDKIWQTNLQKVFVE from the coding sequence ATGTTAGCTAAGAAAAAGCTACTTTTTATAACTGGGACAAGGGCTGATTTTGGAAAACTAAAACCTCTTTTGTCGTATATAGAAAAGAGTGATGAGTTTGAGTTGTTTGTTATAGTAACCGGCATGCACATGCTATCTTTATATGGTAGTACATACAGAGAGGTTATAAAACAAAATTATAAAAATATCTACTTGATCAATAATCAATTCATAGATGAACCCATGGGGTCAATTTTGGGTAATAGTATTAATATCTTAAGTAGATTTTTTACAGAAATTAACCCAGATATGGTGTTTGTTCATGGGGACAGGATTGAGGCATTAGCTGGTGCATTAGCTGCTTGTTTTGAGAGAAAACTAGTGTGTCATATAGAGGGTGGCGAGCTTTCTGGAACTATTGATGACAGCATAAGACATGCTATAAGCAAATTTGCACATATTCATTTGGTTGCAAATAATGAGGCTAAAAATCGCCTTATAAAAATGGGTGAAAATAAAGGCAATATCTTTATCATAGGCTCTCCTGATATTGACGTAATGAGTAGTAATACTTTGCCAAATTTAAAAGATGCAAAAGAGTACTATGATATAGATTTTAATAGTTACGCCATTTCAATGTTTCATCCAGTTACTACCGAGTTTGACTATATGCAAGAGTATACAAAACAGTATTTTAAAGCCATAGATGACAGCAATAAAAATTTTATTGTAATATATCCAAACAATGATCTTGGCTCAAAATTCATACTCTCACAGATAGACAAGATGCGTGATTGTAAAAAATTTAAGATTTTCCCATCTATTAGATTTGAATATTTTTTGGTTTTGCTTAAAAATGCTGAGTTTATTATCGGAAATTCAAGTGCAGGGGTGAGAGAAGCTCCATTTTATGGTGTAAATACTATCAATGTCGGCACTAGGCAAAACAATAGAAGCACTTCAAAATTTGTCTATAATTGCTGGTATGATAGTAATGAAATTTTAAAAGCAATCTCAAATTTAAAACCAAATAGTCCTTTAAATAAGGACACAAGCTTTGGTAGTGGAGATAGCCTTAGTAAGTTTATTGAGTTTATCCATAATGATAAAATTTGGCAAACTAATTTACAAAAGGTATTTGTAGAATGA
- a CDS encoding glycosyltransferase family 2 protein, with protein sequence MQILDYEVGMKKYDVSIIVPIYNVENFIEKCATSLMKQDYESIEFIFVNDCTLDKSMEVLSQTLNKYPNRKDDIKIINKPQNEGLPQARKTGFENSNGEFVLHIDSDDWIEPNMVSKMYQKANDNNADIVCCDYFLNYHNKQVYRSHNYIGANFSDFKRNDYIKSILAMYVSVALWDKLIARKLYKDVIFPTSSHGEDTILCLQLFLNANKILHLNEAFVHYNRTNSNSLSTRNFSKQEIESFKLFSSFITNFIYKNNLSDCIKYQYIGFLNIFIPNNTSNTKLYIKEILPQSYKVKYVWMNKKNSFVRKILYSLVFIRLDFLIAFSKKFYRYIKNL encoded by the coding sequence ATGCAAATTCTAGATTACGAGGTTGGCATGAAAAAATACGATGTAAGCATAATAGTTCCTATTTATAATGTTGAAAATTTCATAGAAAAATGTGCAACAAGCCTAATGAAGCAAGACTATGAAAGTATAGAATTTATCTTTGTAAATGACTGCACGCTAGATAAAAGCATGGAAGTTTTAAGCCAAACTTTAAATAAATATCCAAATAGAAAAGATGACATAAAAATTATAAATAAACCCCAAAACGAAGGTTTGCCTCAAGCAAGAAAAACAGGATTTGAAAATTCAAATGGAGAATTTGTTCTTCATATTGACTCTGACGATTGGATAGAACCTAACATGGTAAGCAAAATGTATCAAAAGGCAAATGATAATAATGCTGATATAGTTTGTTGTGATTATTTTTTAAACTATCATAACAAACAAGTGTATAGATCACATAATTATATTGGTGCAAATTTTTCAGATTTTAAAAGAAATGATTATATAAAATCAATCTTGGCCATGTATGTTTCTGTTGCATTATGGGATAAGTTGATCGCAAGAAAGCTATATAAAGATGTTATCTTTCCAACTTCTTCTCACGGAGAAGATACCATATTGTGTTTGCAACTATTTTTAAATGCAAATAAAATTTTGCATTTAAACGAGGCTTTTGTTCACTATAATCGCACAAATTCTAATTCTTTATCAACTAGAAATTTTTCAAAACAAGAAATAGAGAGTTTTAAGCTGTTTAGTTCGTTTATTACAAATTTTATATATAAAAATAATTTAAGTGATTGTATAAAGTATCAATATATTGGTTTTTTAAATATTTTTATCCCAAATAATACGAGCAATACCAAGCTGTATATAAAAGAAATTTTGCCACAATCTTATAAAGTAAAATACGTATGGATGAATAAAAAGAATAGTTTTGTTCGTAAAATTTTATACAGTTTGGTGTTTATAAGGCTGGATTTTTTAATCGCTTTTTCTAAAAAATTTTATAGATATATAAAAAATTTGTAA
- a CDS encoding glycosyltransferase family 2 protein, with product MSDLVSIIMPSYNSQGFIKDAIASVVNQTYINWELIIVDDNSLNQNEIEQIASSFNDKRIIFIKNSLRGGAAKARNIATKVAKGRYIAFLDSDDIFKPNKLKVQVEFLVKFNLAFTYSSYDLIDTQGKKIGEFKTNLEITHNDLLKTCSIGCSSVIYDTNKLGKIFMQNFKNREDYVTWLEITKTLKIVKGIEQPLLDYRIYKNQTSSNKLKMAKYQWKVYRNHENLGLLKSIYYFLHYTVNGLLKYKIKR from the coding sequence ATGAGCGATTTAGTCTCAATCATTATGCCTTCATATAATTCGCAAGGTTTTATAAAAGATGCAATTGCCTCAGTAGTAAATCAAACTTATATAAATTGGGAGCTTATAATTGTTGACGATAACTCGTTAAACCAAAATGAAATAGAACAAATAGCATCTAGTTTTAATGATAAAAGAATAATATTTATCAAAAATAGTCTACGGGGGGGGGCAGCAAAGGCTAGAAATATCGCTACAAAAGTAGCCAAAGGTAGATATATAGCCTTTTTAGATAGTGATGATATTTTTAAGCCAAATAAGCTTAAAGTACAAGTTGAATTTTTAGTTAAATTTAACTTAGCTTTTACTTATAGCTCGTATGATTTAATAGACACACAAGGCAAAAAAATAGGAGAATTTAAAACTAATCTAGAAATTACGCACAATGATTTACTTAAAACTTGCTCTATTGGGTGCTCTAGTGTGATATATGATACAAACAAACTAGGTAAGATCTTTATGCAAAACTTTAAAAATAGGGAGGACTACGTAACTTGGCTTGAAATCACAAAGACACTAAAAATTGTTAAAGGTATAGAGCAACCGCTTTTAGATTATAGAATTTACAAAAATCAAACTTCATCAAATAAGCTAAAAATGGCAAAGTATCAGTGGAAAGTTTATAGAAACCATGAAAATTTAGGTCTCTTAAAAAGCATTTACTACTTTTTACACTACACTGTAAATGGACTTTTAAAATACAAAATTAAACGCTAA